In the genome of Catharus ustulatus isolate bCatUst1 chromosome 1, bCatUst1.pri.v2, whole genome shotgun sequence, the window atccACATAGAAAACATGCATAGACCAGACCACTGGAAAATTAAAGACGTGtactttttcttaaattcaCTGTTGTTTAAAAATCAATCCTTTTCAAATTCATTGCTGAAGTTGTTAGCatgggaaaatgtattttaaacttAAAATGAGTATTAGTTTTCAAATAAGTGAGATTTCAAGGAAATGACAGCTTGGTCTGTGTAGgtagaaaactgtattttttatgtGACTTAAACTTGATTCAAAATGAGAAACTGTTCTGAATTCCTAGATTAGATCACTTTTCAGTAATCTAGTAGCTCATAATAAATGTTCTCAGTGAAAAATTGAGTATACACTGTGCTTTATTTGACTACGCTATAAAGTAGTAAATCAGGAGTAATGAACATAACCAAACTAAAATTAGTAAAAAACCATCCAAGTTACTTGGCGTAACTCAAGCATGTGGTTTAGTCTCATTTCCTATCTATTATTTGAACACTGAAACCATCcacttggaaagaaaattatttagcCTGCAGAATACGGAAAACACAAACCACAGTGATTTACAGCATCATTTTAATATTGAACTGGCCCGAATACTCTGCTGAATTGTGTTTCCAATAGAAAGGTTATGCCAGGAAGGAAATCATTTTAACTTGGTAATTCTCTGGTCTGTTCTTCAGATTCAATACTCCTCTATATCATCTGCTGACTACTGCAAGTGACACCCCAAAGCTGAGAACAGCCATAGCACAACAGATCTCCCCACTTTAGGAGGGTCTCAACCATAGCAAAAGCTTCATCTGCTACACAGGACCTTGGGCTCCAGAAGGGACTCTTCTCCCAGCTGGTCAGGTCTAACTAAGCTTCTTCAGTCCTGCAGTAATGCAGGTTAACAAAAAGAACAGCAGAAGTTCAGCTGTTCAGTTTCTCATTCTTAACAAGGAAATGGTTAAAGGATctgcttaaaaagaaattacaagtTGCTATAGCTCTTATGGATAGATTACAGCTCTGGAGATGAATACTCCAGTAAACACAGTTTCATATgcagcaatttaaaatatttggtgtGGATGTAACACCCCAAAATAGCACTTAGGTtaaattttacttaaaaaacaGATTTGGTATTCAGCGACCTACTAATTGCAGCCAAATGATTCTCTCAAAATTGAGCAAGTGCTTCAGAAGGGTACAGGATCAGGACTGCAGACAGGGAAAGGAAGGTGGGCAATATCAAAGTGGCAGACTGAAAGTGTTTAGACAGTCACTTATGTTAAAGAACATACAAATTAATggtaacatttaaaatatttcacaatccagtttgctttgttttgatttcatcAAGTTATTACATACAACTGAGGCATAACATAGTCAAAACCAGATCCTTCAAAGTACTCGGGAAGCAATGAGGATCTGAAATTGTCATTAGCAGCATGACAATACTCAGAAAAACCACCCTCCGTGttcttcactttttcctttaagATGATCAAAGAGACCAAATGAATGTATCAATCTTCACCTCAAAGTAGAGGGAAAAGCAAGACTAACCCTTTTCCAGACTCAAGAATAAACTAACTTTCAGTGCCACTCTAGAGTACGGTCCCTTTTCAGATCTGAGGCTACATCCTGCTCTGCCCAAAACCTGCAACCTGTTTTGCGTGCAGGGACTTCACATCCTGTATCGATTTGCCAGATGCATGGTACAAACACCAACCATACCGAGAAAGAATTTTAATCTGTccacttctttctttccaagTAGTTGAGTTTTCCTCAACTCTTGCCAGGTTTTAAAGTGGATCACCTTAAAAGCACAGACACTTTGTAACTACTGAGTTCTCCACAGATTTTGCTACGCAGCACCTTGGTGATTCTAACACCAGATTACATTCTTGAAAGGCGAGAGAACAGCTCTAACACAACGCCAGCGAGCAAAGCATCTCAAAAATCTGCCTGCTGACCCTCTGCatgcaaagagcagcagagagggttGTTTTTACTGTTGTTAAGAGAGAGAAACCATGGCTTGCTCTCAGGAGAGGAGGCACCCTCTAGCAATAACAGCAGCGAATATGCCGAAAGACATCCTTCCAGCACTTGCCTTCCTCGGCCGtacagcccaggcagggactCACCGCGAAGACGGCGTTCTGCACCCCGAAGGGGATCAGCGTCAGCCGCGACAGACACACCACCCTGAGGCCGCTGCCGCCCTCCACGACACGGACGATGGCACTGAGTGTCCCGCTGCCCTGGATCCTGGCCCGTGCCCAGCGGGCCAGCAGCCGCTTGCAGGCCACGTGGGCGACAAAGGTGCCGACGAGGACGCCGAACACCATCAGCCCCATGCCCAGCACGAAGCCGTAGAGGTAGCCGGCGGCCACGTTGAGCAGGATGTAGCCCCAGCCGCACGGGAAGGACACGGCGATGAAGCCCACGGTGAAGAGCAGCACGCCGGCCAGGCTGTCCAGGCTCTCggcccagagcagcaggtccCGCAGGTACTGGCGCACCAGGGCCAGCGAGGCGAAGCAGACGGCGGCCAGGACGCACAGGCTGAGGCAGCTCTTGTACCAGCAGgtgcccagcaggcagcaggagcagcgcCAGCCCCGGGCCTCGGCCAGCccatgcccgccgccgcccggctcgggcagctggcagagcagcagctccgcGGGCGGCAGCCCGTCCTGCTCCGCGCAgggccccagcagcagcccgCCGGCCCCCGTCGCCTCCGCCGGGACGAAGCCGATGGTgtccccgctgccgccgcctcccgccgccgTCCCGGCGGCTCGGGACAGCCAGCGGCCCAGGTCCTGCCGGGCGCCCTGCGCCGCCGCCTGCCTCACGGCCcgggagaggagctgcagcgCCGCGGCCCCCCGCGCCCCGCatccccccgccccgccgcccggctcCAGCGCCGCCGAGCCGCGCAGCCCCTTCGCTCCCCGCCTCCCCACGCAGCCTGCGGGCAGGGGCGGCCGTTCCCTCATCGCCCCGCCATGGCCCGGCTGCCGAGCCCGGCCGagggccgggcgggggcggggaagcggcggcggggagggcggggaggagggggcCGCGCTTCGCCGCCGCCCGGCGGGCGGAGGGGCCGCGGCGGCCTCCGCGCCGCCTCTCGCCTCGGCCGCGCCGCCGGGGCTGCGGCGTTAGACGGCGGCGGGCCCGCTCTCTCCGTCCCggcagtggcagcggcggccctGGCGGAGCGCGAGTCCCGGGAAGCGGCGGCAGCGAcagcggcagcaccagggctcCATCTCCCCGCGCTGGGCTCCCGCTCCGCTCCGGGAAGCGTCTTCTCGGAACGGCGGTGCCGATGTGGCAAGCCCGGGAAGGAGGAGGCCAGGCGAGGCtccggcggcagcagcgcccggccccgctgcggGGCTCGGCGACGGCGCCAGGGCTCCgcctcccgccccgccccggcccggagCGCCGCGCCGGCCGGGTGTGACCCGCGGGGCCCAGCCTCGCCCCAGCCGCGCACCCCGGGGCCCCGCTGCCCGCGCCCGCATTCCGGCAGAGCTGTGACCCGCGGGATTTGGAGCGGCCGTGCCGGACGCGGGCCGTTTTCCGTCAGGGGAGCGCGGTGTTCAGGCATCGCTGGCTGTACTGTTACTCTTGCGCTCCTCTGACATGTCGGCGACTCTCCGTCTCCTGCGTGTGGGCTTTGTACCGCAAACACCTCGGCTTTCCTTTCTCCACCAGCGAGACGAGGCTCTCCTGGGCTTTGAGCCGAGGGTGGACAGCCCATGTGCCCGGGCTCCGCCGCAGCTCCACTCGGTCAGCGGGGCTCTCGTGCCTGGAGCCTCGGACCCGCTTTGGGACGGCTTGAGGTTGAAttttgagctgctgctgaaaagaaaaacagcctgGGTATGCAGTAAGGGCTCCATTTAGAGGGGTGTTTTCTCCGGAGCCTCACCGAGGCTCTGTAGTTTCGTAGGTTGCTTTTGCTCTGGTGTTACAAATGTCAAAGTGCAGAAAGGGTCTGTTTTCTTCACAACGCTTATGCACGCAACGTGCTCCAATGGAGGTATATTCCCCTGCTGGGAAATTTGCAAGCATATATAAAACGAGAATGCGTTTAGGTTGTAAAGGTTAAAGGGTGATTGGTGattggaaacaaacaaacaaacatttcaaaatgaaaaacatatcTTTAAGTACTGCAATTATGCACTTGCAAAATACAGTGGTAGAAACAACACAATCTGGGCAATCCAACAAATCAGCCTAAGAAAATGACAGATATCTTTAAGAGCCAACAGCAGAATAAAAAACTCCTGAGGGACTCTTCAGCAGGGAAATTGCAGATAAATGTCTCCAGCATAACCTGCTTTCTTGCTGTTACCTGTAACTGAATGTGAGCATTTGATTTTGTATGCACTCTTTGCTTATGATGCAAACACAGGCAGGGCATGCATCCAGAAGTGTAACAATAAATGTCAAGAAAACCCTGCACTAGAGCTTGTAAAGGATGATGGGCATGTTTGTACATTCAGTAAAGCATGTCAGCTTTACCGAACAGGGCGGCTGGAAGTTCAGTAGAAGAACAAGaagacaaaatattaatttctggttttatacTAAAAGCACATATGTCTTTGATGTGGATTCAGCTTGTGTATATTTTTGTTCAATGCAGTTACTTtcataaaacaggaaaaagtcTGGGTGGGAATGTCTAACAGAGTTACATGCTTTATAGTGCCCCTGTGTTGCTGCATTTAAAGTGCAGAACCTTgtattctgagctggaatgaATTTCCAGCTGTCACTCTGAAAGCTACACGTTCTGTACTTATAATCACAGAAAATGTACTTGAAAAGCGATCACAGGAGAGTATGAAGAACATAATGGTCTACCTAAGTGACAGTTTGGATATTACACTCTaatctattaaaaaatttaaCTAGTTAGTGGGCATGCTTTTTCACTCCCTAGGAATATACAGGCTGAAACTCCTTGACCTTATCTATCACCTGGGCTCCCTAAAATAGCTAATCCTGGCATTCTTCTGTCCCCTGGAGCAATAGCTCAGGAAGGAAAGACAACAAATAATCAGATTTTGAGTGACACAGACCACGGTCACGGAGCATCTTTGGATAAACATTCAAGTGAGGCCACAGGAATTCAGCAAGACTTGGGTGGAGCTGGTAGCTGCTCCCTCATGCATAGCGGATACAGCTACAGAGATGAGAGGCAGTGTCAGCTGGCTTCTTCGAGCCTTCCCAGCACGCTCTTACcatctgaagggaaaaataacaaCCTCACACACCCTTGAAAATGTGCCAAATTGGCACATTGCTAGACACAATGCCGGACAAAATGGTCTGCCTTTCAGACTTGCTAGTCAGTGAATCATAGGATATTCCTGTACCAGGGGTGATGCAGTTGCAATGATATAAGCAAGGCAGGATCTGTAGGGAAAAACAGTTATCTTTCCAATCATTACACTTAAAAAACTAGGCAAGCTCTtgagcacacagctcctggacAAACACTTTGTTCTCCAAAAAAGATAGcgctttttgtttgtttttccttttcctccaggTAGGTTAGTTGATTTATTGAATAATTTGCAGCAAATGCTGTCTAACCTGTTCTTCTAAAAAGCACAACTATGACTTTTGTTActtttggaaattatttgaagtaataggaataaaaattaCAGGTTTAGTTCACGTGGGTTTAAATTATTGCATTACATCAGCTAATACTGCTTCTATGCTTCCTTAGTCAGATCTAATTATTAGATTTTCATTATCTCATCTATCATTTGAGCTGATTTCTTACCTATCTTTATGTTTAATTTTGGTCTTTCTCAATGAATACATGTAACCCTTGAGAGGCACAGGGTAACAGCTGGAGTACTGTTCTGCTTCAAGAAACGGTGTTGCAATAGAAAGATGCTGTCACAATTATGTAGATAGTAGTGGATATTGAAGAATTTTTGCCAGACAGGTGGTTTTTCCAGGCCTGTGATGCAGGCTGAGGATATTTCCTTGTCCTGGCACAAGCAACTGAGAATgctattttgtgttttgaaactatgattcttctgtctctttttctttttttttttttttaaggactaTTATCATGCAAACACACCCAACTAAGCATGTGAGTCATTGAAATGAAAGGCATGATTCAATTAGGTCCATGCAACTGGTCCACACAGAATAGGGATCCTGAAGATGGGGAGTAGGATACATTAAGCCACAAATCAGGTcctaaaataattctgaagcTCCTGAAAACTTGCCATAGTTATTTTCAAGTTGCTCTTTGTGAGAgagaagcaggatttttttgagaaaattataTTGAGAACCATAATGCCAATGTACTTCTAAATATCTGTTAGTTCTGCCAGCATTACTGTGAAGATCCTTTGGTGGGAAGTGCAGTATTGACTAATCTGTGTCAGGAGTAATGATTCTTAGGCCATAGCAGGCTCACTGAAAGTGCCTCCATCTGGCCTGCAGTCTTCTTTCTATAGATTCCATCCACTTGAAGGAAGAGGGATGTAAACTCATGCAGGGAATACACTCTTTCTGTTAAACAGAGTATGAGTTGCAAAGTTGGGGGACTGGTATTAGCAAGGAGCAAGTCATGACCAGAGAAATTATTCTGGTAGACCAAGTTAGGTCTGCAAGCTGTAGCTTTGGGCCCCCCGATTCGGTTTGTTGTATTTCCAATACATGTGCATCCACAGTTTGTCAAACTGAATGACAAGTGTGCTGTAGGAAAACAAGATATCATGTAGCATTTTATGGCATTGCTTGAATTCCCCGTGAAAGGTGATAGCTCTGAAGTTACTGCATCAGGAACAGAAGATGTAAGAGGAGAAAGGGCACTATTAGCAACTTGGGATCAtccaatattttaattttttggacTAGTATCTATCAAGTTGTAACAAATTTTGTGTTACTTTCACCAGGAGCTACCTAGTTCAGAAAAGATCTTTATGCAAAAGatacaaacataaaaaattaaatacccATAAACCTCATTTAATGTATCCCTGAAAGAGTTTTTAAGTCTTGGGGTGAGAATCCAGATTGCATTGTTTTTCAGTGTGATTTATTAGATGTCTACAGAAACTTTATTACTTGATATATAATTCCAGTTTCCCAGATAAGTATCATATAATCATGTTAAAAACACACAAGTATTTGTTTTACTATCATAAAGTCATataattcagaaaattaatCTGTTTATTTTCGTACATGCATCTACTTAAGAAATATGATTTATACAATGATTTTACAAGAAGCGTTTCAAACCAATTTGATTACAACTCTATGTAAGGcatgaataaaaattaactaCACTAAGCAATGTGCTGACATATTTACATCGAAGAGAAAATTCTGAGACATCACTCTGGTATATTATTATGCAAATAGTGACACATCTAAAACAAGTCCATTTCAGAAGGGAGGATTTTTGATATTCATTAGAGTGTCCTAGACCAGAAAGAGGAAATGAGAAACCTTAAACATCCATATACATAAGGCAAAAAACAGCCACATATTTGGTGTATCTATAACTGCCTTCACCTGTTGCAGAAATGGAAAACTTAAGCTAATTAATCTGAAGACTGGAATTCTTCCTTGGAAAAGGATATCCTTTGGTTGGCAAAAGAAACTTCTGCCAATTTTTCATTccctgaaattactgttttgttgccaaaaaaaatgcattagtCAGGGGCTGTTGGTGTAATGCAGAATAGCCTGAAGTTTGTAAGTTACAAAATTCCTCTTGAGGACTAGACTAACATTGGTAGCCCTAGGAAATGGCAAGCTATGGAAAAAGTCCAAGTATTAAATTAATTGTGTCCTCCTGAAGTGCACAGTGCAATCATTAGATGCACCTCAAAATGTTAGCCAAGTAATTACTTACTTCTACCAGGACCACAAACTAGGAATCTACATTTTCATGCAACAGAATGCTTGAGGCAATTCTTGGGAGCGCTAAGATCTAGAAAGTGTGTTTTCAAAAGGAATTTTGGGtatcatgaaataaaatacagtgagAAAAGCATATCTGAGGAACAGGAAACTCTCTTGGTGAAGTAATTTATTGAGGCTGTTTACACCCAGGTTCTTCTCCACTTTGAAGTGCTGAAAAGAAGAACTGTAGCTATATATATACCATGCTCGGGGTGCTTTTAAGGGGAGGGCTGTAAGTAAATGGAAATGCTAGCTATCCTTAATGTCATGTTTTCATCAGTTCCTACACATCTGTATGTTTTTAGCAATATAGTTTGATATTCTTCAGTAAGTTATCACATTCCCTTTGATACATCTGTAATCCCATATGCAAAAGCTATATGtatctctttcattttttacttttaaagtatATTACAGTAAGTTGCAAACCAGAGAAAAGTAGCctgtattttcactttttccacAGCAATGGTACAGTCCTAGCAGGTTATGGATTGGAGGTCAGTTtcacctaattttttttttttttttgattcagTAATTTTGTAAAAGTATTTACAAAAGCATGGAAGGCTAACCCAAGATCCACACTCTGTTTTAACAGCACAGTATCATTTGACTGAGTTTAACTATTAAGCTTTATTAAGCAGATTTAAGGTTAGCTTCTACTCAGCTGAAGGAGACAATCAAGTTTGGGGGTTGGATAAACAAACATGTATTTAAGTTTGAGGGTATAAAGCAGGCCATCAATTACAGCAGTCTTAgatcaaaggggaaaaaaacagcttaCAGATTAATTTCTTCATGTTCTTCATGTTTACTTGGTTTATAATTGGTTTTTACTCAGCAAAGTTTCAGCAGTCCTTCTTCATCTTTgttgttatttctttatttgagaAACCACAATATAGAAACTGCTGGCAGGCACTGACCGTAGCAGGGGTTTATGCCTCTGTAGAAGCatggggattaaaaaaaaatctctgcttcCAAAATCATAGGCAGAGTTCATCAGAGTATTTCCCTATATCAGGTGCTGTTTATATCAGTTTGCATGTTTATAATCCTTGTTGTAGCATATCtactaaattatttattattcataGTTTCTAGCTAGAATAACTGATGAGTTACAAACGTCCTCTGAGAGAACATtcacattttatattaaatgctGGTGAAAACATGATTTTAAGCCTAATTTGCCTCCCATTCTGACTCTTATGACCGTAGCCTCAGGCAAAAGAGCATTTTAACTAGaagccccaaaaatcagagtTCAGTAGACAGCCTGGCTCTTCTTTATTGTGTAGTTTAAAGGAGATGTAGATTATGACTGGGCTTCTTAATGGTCTCACCTCCTACATGCCGAGACTGTGAAGTAGAAACTCCACTTCTTGCCTGCTTTTCTAAGCTCCGGTATCTGCACCCCTACTCCAGCAGCTGAGACTGGGGTCACAATGTAGTTGCAATAACAGCGATCCATTAAATTTGTAGCAAAGATTTTGCCAAAGGCTTAGAGTGTCCTGTCTCTCTTTTGAAGCATTCAGTAATCCTCAGCAGGTGTGGGGGGCACTCAGGAACTTGTAAGAGGTGCTCAGTATCCAGCATCTTGGGAAAGAGACATGTAGAATACAAACAAATGGAcgatgagatgagatgagatgagatagAGAGGGATGACAGGACTTAAAGAATGTTAATGTTGGTAGGGAATCACATGAGAAGGGGCTGTGTGTCCTTTTTGGTCCTgttcttcccctcctccagtCACAAGAGATGCTGTAAACATAAAAATGCCTTATAGTCCTACTTGAGTGGAGTTATACAGAAGAAGGAATGAGAAACAGGGTAGAGGGGCTAGGTCTGCGCATGAAGGAGCCTGTTCCCTCTGAGCCCAAACCCATTCCATCCACAGCAATCTCCATGCgccctgtcctgcagcaaaGGGCAGCTTTTCCATAACAGGAAGAAGGAACCTGTGATGTTGGAAGAGACAACCTTGCACACAGTAATTAAGATTAGTGTGTTTGCTAAATACAAAGCCTGTGTAGAGAGCAGCTCTCTATTACAGGGCACACAGCTTAGGCAAGTAGGAGTCCAGGTACATGGCGTTTTGgacttttgaaaacaaatatttccaaatggTATCTCTTACCAGGTTCAACAGAGACAAAAtagctgtgtttaaaaatatttagacatGTTGAAACTATTTGTTGACTTTGATTTAAAATGTTCATACATTGACACCTAAAAGCATGTGTTTAAACCAAAGTTATTTAGTAAACCTGGTTCAAATGATATCATTAGATAAAACCAGAAGGAAGTTTCCAAACCTGATATTTCTAAGACTTAGCAGCACACAGGTTTTTAGTCATGTAAGTAGATACATTGGTCTGCTCTCTTTGATTGTATTGTGGTCAAAACTGTTCTCTGTACAGTTAATAAACCTCA includes:
- the LOC116997451 gene encoding LOW QUALITY PROTEIN: transmembrane protein 64-like (The sequence of the model RefSeq protein was modified relative to this genomic sequence to represent the inferred CDS: inserted 1 base in 1 codon; deleted 1 base in 1 codon): MRARAAGPRGARLGRGWAPRVTPGRRGAPGRGGAGGGALAPSPSPAAGPGAAAAGASPGLLLPGLATSAPPFRETLPGAEREPSAGRWSPGAAAVAAAASRDSRSARAAAATAGTERAGPPPSNAAAPAARPRREAARRPAAPSSPPSPPPLPRPRPAXRPGSAAGPWRGDEGTAAPARRLRGEAGSEGAARLGGAGAGAAALQLLSRAVRQAAAQGARQDLGRWLSRAAGTAAGGGGSGDTIGFVPAEATGAGGLLLGPCAEQDGLPPAELLLCQLPEPGGGGHGLAEARGWRCSCCLLGTCWYKSCLSLCVLAAVCFASLALVRQYLRDLLLWAESLDSLAGVLLFTVGFIAVSFPCGWGYILLNVAAGYLYGFVLGMGLMVFGVLVGTFVAHVACKRLLARWARARIQGSGTLSAIVRVVEGGSGLRVVCLSRLTLIPFGVQNAVFAITDLSLPNYLMASSLGLLPTQLLNSYLGTTLRTMEDVIAEQSVSGYFVFGLQIVISIGLSFYVVHRAQVELNAAIVACEMEMKTSLVKDTQPSINGSTTYCNKRTVAFSGGSVNIV